In Bacteroidia bacterium, the genomic window CGTCAGCGTAGCCCGAAGCACGCCGACCTTGTGGGCATGAGCGCAAGCGAAACGCCCACAAGGGCACGCCCAAAAAAATCAAATTATTTTTTAGAACTAACTATTTCAAAAAAATTACTCACGTAGTTTTTTGCCCGTCAAGTAGATAAATAAGTCTTCAAGAGTAGGTTTTTGAATGGAAATTACATTCAAGTTAATGTGATTTTCTGAAAGTATTTGCTGCAAGGTTGAATTTACGTCATGTACTTTAAGAATGTATTTTCCATCTTCTAGCCGAAATTTGTACTTATCTGCAATTTCTTTTGGAATTTGTATATCTTCCAAAATCAAAGTTGTAGGTAACTTCGCTTGCTGAATGAGTTGAGTAGGCTTGCCAATGTTAATAATTTTGCCATTGTCCATAATAGCTAACCTATCACATAAACGTTCCGCTTCTTCCATATAATGAGTAGTCATTACCACAGTTTTACCTTGCTTTTTCAAATTTTGAATAATATCCCATATATTCCTACGCGCCTGCGGGTCAAGTCCTGTGGTAGGTTCGTCTAAAAAAACAATATCGGGATTATTAACTAATGCTAGAGCTAATACTAAACGCTGCTTTTGTCCGCCTGAAAGGTGTTTAGTAAAAGCTTTACTCTTTTCTTGTAAGTTCACCCAATTAAGCAAAGTGTTGATGTCCATAGACTTAGGGTAGTAGTGAGCAAATAAAGTAATACATTCTCTTACTGTAATTTTATCATACAAAGAAGTACTTTGAAACTGTACCCCGATTCTTTTTTTAATTTCTTGCGAATTTGTTTTGATGTTCATGCCTGCAATATATATCTCGCCTTCATCTGCGGGTTGAAGCATCTCTATGATTTCCAAAGTAGTAGTCTTTCCTGCTCCATTAGGTCCAAGCAATCCGAATACTTCGCCATGATATACCTCAAAACTGACTTGATTTACAGCTATAATTTGCTTAAAGCGCTTGGTGATTTTTTGAACTTGTATAATTGCAGACATTTCGCAGCAAATTAAGTAAAA contains:
- a CDS encoding ABC transporter ATP-binding protein, which gives rise to MSAIIQVQKITKRFKQIIAVNQVSFEVYHGEVFGLLGPNGAGKTTTLEIIEMLQPADEGEIYIAGMNIKTNSQEIKKRIGVQFQSTSLYDKITVRECITLFAHYYPKSMDINTLLNWVNLQEKSKAFTKHLSGGQKQRLVLALALVNNPDIVFLDEPTTGLDPQARRNIWDIIQNLKKQGKTVVMTTHYMEEAERLCDRLAIMDNGKIINIGKPTQLIQQAKLPTTLILEDIQIPKEIADKYKFRLEDGKYILKVHDVNSTLQQILSENHINLNVISIQKPTLEDLFIYLTGKKLRE